The proteins below come from a single Beutenbergia cavernae DSM 12333 genomic window:
- a CDS encoding RNA polymerase sigma factor produces the protein MSETAPRAVSDAALARRAALGDRDAFAQLADRHGPALYRYVRRLVRDDDQAADCLQETFLAAWMSLPGFRGDSTVRTWLFGVATRQVYRFRSRWVRYHDPLPEDLALVDPGARPEDIAVAAGLLTALEAGLRRLPPTQRACWLLREVEELSYEEIALVLGTSTGAVRGQLHRARGALSTMLEEWR, from the coding sequence ATGTCCGAGACCGCGCCGCGCGCCGTCTCGGACGCCGCGCTCGCCCGGCGCGCCGCGCTCGGTGACCGGGACGCGTTCGCGCAGCTCGCAGACCGGCACGGCCCGGCGCTCTACCGGTACGTGCGCCGCCTCGTCCGCGACGACGACCAAGCCGCGGACTGCCTGCAGGAGACGTTCCTCGCCGCGTGGATGTCGCTGCCGGGGTTCCGCGGCGACTCGACGGTGCGGACGTGGCTCTTCGGCGTCGCGACGCGCCAGGTCTACCGCTTCCGGTCGCGATGGGTGCGCTACCACGACCCGCTGCCCGAGGACCTCGCGCTCGTCGACCCCGGCGCACGGCCGGAGGACATCGCTGTCGCGGCCGGACTCCTGACGGCGTTGGAGGCGGGTCTGCGACGATTGCCCCCGACGCAGCGCGCATGCTGGCTCCTGCGAGAGGTCGAGGAGCTCAGCTACGAGGAGATCGCACTCGTGCTCGGGACGAGCACGGGGGCCGTCCGGGGCCAGCTGCACCGCGCCCGCGGCGCACTGTCGACGATGCTGGAGGAGTGGCGATGA
- a CDS encoding DUF5655 domain-containing protein translates to MSDDVEPWTVERHLAAASAPSAALYERLDAVLRSFGPVRVSVSKTAVTFKGTRRGFAGARPKGDGLVGYLDLMRRLPEDPRIRSAVPYQRNLVVHQFRLLEDADLDDQFVAWLREGYDVGCGAHLQA, encoded by the coding sequence ATGAGCGACGACGTCGAACCCTGGACCGTCGAGCGGCACCTGGCGGCAGCCTCGGCGCCGTCGGCGGCCTTGTACGAACGCCTCGACGCCGTGCTGCGGTCCTTCGGGCCGGTCCGGGTGTCGGTCTCGAAGACGGCCGTCACGTTCAAGGGCACGCGCCGCGGGTTCGCAGGCGCCCGGCCGAAGGGCGACGGCCTGGTCGGCTACCTCGACCTCATGCGTCGCCTGCCCGAGGATCCGCGCATCCGCAGCGCCGTGCCGTACCAGCGCAACCTGGTCGTCCACCAGTTCCGCCTGCTCGAGGACGCCGACCTCGACGACCAGTTCGTCGCCTGGCTGCGTGAGGGGTACGACGTCGGGTGCGGCGCCCACCTCCAGGCGTAG
- a CDS encoding ABC transporter permease has product MTFYIAKRLAIGLLTIWGVVTAVFIVVRMAPGDQATVALGPDATTAEVEALRHSLGLDRPVLVQYVSYLGDVLRLDFGESYRFGRPAMDAVLERFPATITLTLTATVIAVAAGLLLGVLAGRNPGSVVDRAVSTFTLGLQAAPPFWVGIMLILVFALRLQVLPSANGGSLAHLVLPALTLSIPFTALVARMTRSGVADAMTEPFVQTARSKGLTEGQVLGGHVLKNSLVPVVTVVGLQVGTLLGGAVVIETVFAWPGLGLLLVGAVGNRDYAVVQAASVLIAMCVVLLNLAADVVNARLDPRIRLEVRR; this is encoded by the coding sequence ATGACGTTCTACATCGCCAAGCGGCTCGCGATCGGGCTCCTCACCATCTGGGGCGTCGTCACCGCCGTCTTCATCGTGGTCCGGATGGCGCCCGGGGACCAGGCGACAGTGGCGCTCGGCCCGGACGCCACGACGGCGGAGGTCGAGGCGCTCCGGCACTCGCTCGGGCTCGACCGCCCGGTCCTCGTCCAGTACGTCTCGTACCTCGGCGACGTCCTCCGCCTCGACTTCGGCGAGTCGTACCGCTTCGGCCGGCCGGCCATGGACGCTGTCCTGGAGCGGTTCCCGGCCACGATCACGCTCACCCTCACGGCGACGGTGATCGCCGTCGCCGCGGGCCTGCTGCTCGGCGTCCTCGCCGGGCGGAACCCGGGGAGCGTCGTCGACCGCGCCGTCTCGACGTTCACGCTCGGGCTGCAGGCCGCGCCGCCGTTCTGGGTCGGCATCATGCTCATCCTGGTCTTCGCCCTGCGGCTGCAGGTGCTGCCGAGCGCCAACGGCGGGAGCCTCGCCCACCTGGTGCTGCCCGCGCTCACGCTGTCGATCCCGTTCACCGCGCTCGTCGCGCGCATGACGCGCAGCGGCGTCGCCGACGCGATGACGGAGCCGTTCGTGCAGACGGCGCGGTCCAAGGGGCTCACCGAGGGGCAGGTCCTCGGCGGTCACGTGCTGAAGAACTCGTTGGTCCCGGTCGTCACCGTGGTCGGGCTCCAGGTGGGGACGCTGCTCGGCGGCGCCGTCGTGATCGAGACGGTGTTCGCGTGGCCGGGCCTCGGCCTGCTGCTCGTGGGCGCCGTCGGCAACCGCGACTACGCCGTCGTCCAGGCGGCGTCGGTGCTCATCGCCATGTGCGTGGTCCTGCTGAACCTCGCGGCCGACGTCGTGAACGCCCGCCTCGACCCGCGCATCCGGCTGGAGGTCCGACGGTGA
- a CDS encoding nitroreductase family deazaflavin-dependent oxidoreductase produces the protein MADDARVPRDLTALARASTCRIATTGRVTGREHVATVWFALVGRTLYAPSRHGLDGDWLRNVVASPDVEVRRRRRTWAGVGHVVVEPDELARAVDALVTTYARYREITDAWRSHPPVVVGIALADPA, from the coding sequence ATGGCCGACGACGCAAGGGTCCCGCGCGACCTGACCGCGCTCGCCCGCGCCAGCACGTGCCGGATCGCGACCACGGGCCGCGTCACCGGCCGCGAGCACGTCGCGACCGTCTGGTTCGCGCTCGTCGGGCGCACGCTCTACGCCCCCTCCAGGCACGGCCTCGACGGCGACTGGCTGCGCAACGTCGTCGCGTCGCCCGACGTCGAGGTGCGACGGCGACGCCGGACCTGGGCCGGCGTCGGCCACGTCGTCGTGGAGCCGGACGAGCTCGCCCGCGCCGTCGACGCCCTGGTCACCACGTACGCCCGCTATCGAGAGATCACCGACGCCTGGCGCTCCCACCCACCCGTCGTCGTCGGGATCGCGCTCGCGGATCCCGCGTGA
- a CDS encoding Asp23/Gls24 family envelope stress response protein has product MAEKSERPTVTRAGATSPEAGTAPSDGGGTTTIADQVVTKIAGIAARNVSGVHELGGGGRFAGAIRDFVPGQENQGVSVEVGERQAAVDLDLVADYGVSIADLAQAVRRSVVSSIERMTGLGVTEVNITVHDVYIPDEEPAPAPRNQGGQRDQGGQEENTPARVQ; this is encoded by the coding sequence ATGGCCGAGAAGAGCGAGCGCCCGACGGTGACACGCGCCGGGGCGACGTCGCCCGAGGCGGGGACGGCCCCGTCGGACGGCGGCGGCACGACGACGATCGCCGATCAGGTCGTCACCAAGATCGCGGGGATCGCCGCGCGCAACGTGTCCGGAGTTCATGAGCTCGGAGGCGGCGGCCGGTTCGCGGGGGCGATCAGGGACTTCGTCCCGGGGCAGGAGAACCAGGGCGTCAGCGTCGAGGTGGGCGAGCGCCAGGCCGCGGTCGATCTCGACCTCGTGGCGGACTACGGCGTCTCGATCGCCGACCTCGCGCAGGCCGTGCGCCGCAGCGTGGTGAGCTCCATCGAACGGATGACGGGTCTCGGGGTGACCGAGGTCAACATCACCGTGCACGACGTCTACATCCCCGACGAGGAGCCGGCGCCCGCCCCGCGCAATCAGGGTGGCCAGCGCGACCAGGGTGGGCAGGAGGAGAACACGCCGGCGAGGGTCCAGTGA
- a CDS encoding Asp23/Gls24 family envelope stress response protein produces the protein MTPSDIPSPPAAPAVPAPIPPVPAGRGAPLAAALEEEPADRVLRLVRDVPGVVDISPGPFGEVATYLPGRRVPGVRLREDRVEVHLVLSMDTAVPEVVALVREALRTETSLRIDVHIDDVVPIPPVADAAGATTRGPATPADPAPTSTT, from the coding sequence GTGACCCCGTCCGACATCCCGAGCCCGCCGGCGGCGCCGGCGGTCCCGGCGCCGATCCCACCGGTGCCAGCGGGGCGCGGCGCACCTCTCGCGGCCGCGCTCGAGGAGGAGCCGGCCGATCGGGTCCTCCGCCTCGTGCGCGATGTGCCCGGCGTCGTCGACATCTCACCGGGCCCGTTCGGTGAGGTGGCGACGTACCTGCCGGGCCGACGGGTGCCCGGCGTCCGACTGCGTGAGGACCGCGTCGAGGTGCACCTGGTCCTGAGCATGGACACGGCGGTGCCTGAGGTCGTGGCCCTTGTGCGGGAGGCGCTACGCACCGAGACCTCGCTCCGGATCGACGTCCACATCGACGACGTCGTCCCGATCCCCCCGGTGGCCGACGCCGCCGGAGCAACCACGCGCGGCCCCGCCACGCCGGCCGACCCGGCCCCGACGTCCACCACGTGA
- a CDS encoding LacI family DNA-binding transcriptional regulator produces MNAQRRRPTQVDIARRVGVSQATVSLVISGGPASSNVAEETRQAVLQAAAELGYTVNAAARRLKGGRSRMLGLYTFESVFPVDQRDFYFPFLLGVEEATARQGYDLLLFSSTTGADSRRIYTDGVNRLKVADGCVLLGRHLDRDDLADLVHEDFPFVFIGRREVPGGNLSYVGADYVGATRDMVRMLVAQGHRRLAYLKLSDELEPTRDREEGFRLGLDDAGIAAGDARVHPVGDAHSITSDLLRDWVSSGVTALLVEPGEDDATISAVAAAADAAGIGIPSDCSVVLLGDPPLGESSPDWTRYSLPREEMGREAVRLLLDLLDSDDREPRQLSLACTPVPGASVGAPPSGAPDGVGPR; encoded by the coding sequence ATGAACGCGCAACGACGGCGCCCCACCCAGGTGGACATCGCTCGTCGTGTCGGCGTCTCGCAGGCCACGGTCTCGCTCGTCATCAGCGGCGGACCCGCGAGCTCGAACGTCGCGGAGGAGACGCGCCAGGCCGTGCTCCAGGCCGCGGCCGAGCTCGGGTACACGGTCAACGCCGCCGCCCGCAGGCTCAAGGGCGGGCGGAGCCGGATGCTCGGGCTGTACACGTTCGAATCCGTGTTCCCGGTCGACCAGCGGGACTTCTACTTCCCGTTCCTCCTCGGCGTCGAGGAGGCGACGGCACGCCAGGGGTACGACCTGCTGCTGTTCAGCTCGACCACCGGCGCCGACTCGCGGCGCATCTACACCGACGGCGTCAACCGGCTGAAGGTCGCGGACGGCTGCGTGCTCCTCGGCCGCCACCTCGACCGCGACGACCTGGCCGACCTCGTGCACGAGGACTTCCCGTTCGTGTTCATCGGCCGACGCGAGGTCCCGGGCGGGAACCTCTCCTACGTCGGCGCCGACTACGTGGGGGCCACCCGCGACATGGTCCGCATGCTCGTGGCGCAGGGCCACCGCCGTCTCGCCTACCTCAAGCTGAGCGACGAGCTGGAGCCGACCCGCGACCGCGAGGAGGGCTTCCGGCTCGGTCTCGACGACGCCGGGATCGCCGCCGGCGACGCGCGCGTGCACCCGGTCGGGGACGCCCACTCGATCACGAGCGACCTCCTGCGCGACTGGGTCTCGTCGGGCGTCACGGCGCTCCTGGTGGAGCCGGGCGAGGACGACGCGACGATCTCCGCCGTGGCGGCCGCGGCGGACGCCGCCGGGATCGGCATCCCCTCCGACTGCTCGGTCGTCCTGCTCGGCGATCCGCCGCTCGGTGAGAGCAGCCCCGACTGGACCCGCTACTCGCTCCCGCGGGAGGAGATGGGCCGGGAGGCGGTCCGGCTGCTGCTCGACCTCCTCGACTCCGACGACCGGGAGCCGCGCCAGCTGAGCCTCGCCTGCACGCCGGTTCCCGGTGCCTCGGTCGGAGCGCCGCCCTCGGGTGCCCCGGACGGCGTGGGCCCGCGATGA
- a CDS encoding EthD family reductase, whose product MFCASVVYPADAERFDAEYFATQHAPMFARLLGENCVRWEVHRALATPGAPTSPFLAAAYFWVTSGELFGATLAEHGEEIYADIPRFSATQPARGWAEVL is encoded by the coding sequence ATGTTCTGCGCCTCAGTCGTCTACCCCGCGGACGCCGAGAGGTTCGACGCGGAGTATTTCGCCACCCAGCACGCCCCGATGTTCGCGCGGCTGCTCGGCGAGAATTGCGTGCGCTGGGAGGTGCACCGCGCGCTCGCCACGCCAGGCGCCCCGACGTCACCATTCCTCGCAGCGGCGTACTTCTGGGTGACGTCGGGCGAGCTGTTCGGCGCGACTCTCGCCGAGCATGGCGAGGAGATCTACGCGGACATCCCGCGATTCAGCGCGACGCAACCCGCGCGCGGATGGGCCGAAGTCCTCTAG
- a CDS encoding ABC transporter permease, whose protein sequence is MSQTDVMVAAAAPTGAGSRRRRARPLAALPYVVVAIYLVAAAIGPVLVPYDPVATEVTERLLPPGSATASGTAWLGTDAVGRDVFAQIVAGTRTSFVIGISVVGICGIVGVTLGAVAGYFRRLPDAVVSRAIDILMAFPGILLAILIAGLLDRGMDVVILALSVGGWVGFARLSRSISMSTRERDWVAAARIMGVSTTATLTRHIAPFLAGSVIALATIELAGAILSEAALSFLGLGLPPDVVSWGQTIANGREYLGTAWWITVFPGIALTVLVVCIGLIGDRLTKRYTRKRD, encoded by the coding sequence GTGAGCCAGACGGATGTGATGGTCGCAGCGGCGGCGCCGACCGGTGCCGGTTCCCGCCGCCGGCGTGCCCGGCCGCTCGCGGCCCTGCCGTACGTCGTCGTGGCGATCTACCTAGTCGCCGCCGCGATCGGGCCGGTCCTCGTGCCGTACGACCCGGTTGCCACCGAGGTCACCGAGCGACTGCTGCCGCCCGGCTCGGCGACGGCGTCGGGCACCGCGTGGCTGGGCACCGACGCCGTGGGGCGGGACGTCTTCGCGCAGATCGTGGCCGGGACCCGCACGTCGTTCGTGATCGGCATCTCGGTGGTCGGCATCTGCGGGATCGTCGGCGTCACGCTCGGCGCCGTCGCCGGCTACTTCCGGCGGCTGCCCGACGCCGTGGTCTCGCGCGCGATCGACATCCTCATGGCGTTCCCGGGGATCCTGCTCGCGATCCTCATCGCGGGTCTCCTCGACCGCGGCATGGACGTCGTGATCCTCGCCCTGTCCGTCGGAGGCTGGGTCGGCTTCGCGAGGCTGTCCCGCAGCATCTCGATGTCCACCCGCGAGCGGGACTGGGTCGCGGCGGCCCGCATCATGGGCGTCTCGACGACGGCGACGCTCACGCGACACATCGCGCCGTTCCTCGCCGGGTCGGTGATCGCGCTCGCCACGATCGAGCTCGCCGGCGCGATCCTCTCGGAGGCCGCGCTGAGCTTCCTCGGGCTCGGCCTGCCGCCCGACGTCGTCTCGTGGGGGCAGACGATCGCGAACGGCCGGGAGTACCTCGGGACCGCGTGGTGGATCACCGTCTTCCCCGGGATCGCCCTCACGGTGCTGGTCGTCTGCATCGGGCTGATCGGCGACCGGCTCACCAAGCGCTACACCCGCAAGCGCGACTAG
- a CDS encoding trypsin-like serine protease — protein sequence MSTPSTIARRLAATGAVATLSLTTVLATSAFSAPADEPAAPAATESTDGATAGQLAPGIEEALGRDLGITYEEFVANGDLAAALDAALPALQEIDVTVSGALVDGEIVVYADAANGDLTAAVQALGGRVEVRTDAQAPADDDATTSPEPTDVPEATEPATFDAVLAEVNGSSHARTFAAGSSDSLWAQGVTAVTVDAAGQVTVAHSGESVSPEVEARLEAFTGITFEQREVAQPLAQDQIVGGAGFAAGPDEDGFYALCSVGFPAFDGSRDNPAIITAGHCTHDDAANPVVRTVPSADDAAFYPDPSPQPELWDDLGEYVASQFGGPGHAPGVAGTDGALMEVTNSALSLLPRVSDWTTEADDDLAASGPDVRSTAHATIGADTCRSGRTTGWHCGEILEEGVYQVGGHNYPADPNDIRLVRGFATLALADQGDSGGSFISGTTAVGVLSAGGEFDDGTPYTIAAHLDEVLETVAPNAEVVLLIDVPTVTTTGDVQTGAAITGTGVAGDTIVVTPTTGAPFEVTVAGNGTWSFSAPAEEGAYTFTVQAVRSLNQSEVSEPITVNVVEAPLAAPAITSPADGATVTEPVAAITGTGVAGATVTLGGDVTGEATVEANGSWSFAPAEALSYGTYEITASQAVEDQTSPEAAASFTVAPVAPTITAPTAGEYAQDELPTAVTGTGIDGAEVTVLLNGQPLEAPEAATDVASTFAAVTDGAFSVALPTLAPGEHTVTATQTINGVTSVPTEVVLTVLAAEEPAPDGELPETGSNDAGLLIGIAASLVVAGGLTVVVRRRIGQRG from the coding sequence GTGTCGACACCCTCGACAATCGCGCGCCGCCTTGCGGCGACCGGAGCCGTAGCGACGCTCAGCCTGACCACCGTTCTCGCCACGAGCGCGTTCTCGGCTCCCGCCGACGAGCCCGCTGCGCCGGCGGCGACCGAGTCGACCGACGGTGCGACCGCCGGCCAGCTCGCCCCCGGCATCGAGGAGGCCCTCGGCCGCGACCTCGGCATCACGTACGAGGAGTTCGTCGCCAACGGCGACCTCGCCGCGGCGCTGGACGCCGCGCTGCCCGCGCTGCAGGAGATCGACGTCACCGTCTCCGGTGCCCTCGTCGACGGCGAGATCGTCGTCTACGCGGACGCCGCGAACGGCGACCTCACCGCCGCGGTCCAGGCTCTCGGCGGCCGCGTCGAGGTCCGCACCGACGCCCAGGCGCCGGCCGACGACGACGCGACGACGTCTCCGGAGCCGACCGACGTCCCCGAGGCGACGGAGCCGGCCACGTTCGACGCCGTCCTCGCCGAGGTCAACGGCAGCTCGCACGCCCGCACGTTCGCCGCCGGCTCGTCCGACAGCCTGTGGGCTCAGGGCGTCACCGCCGTCACGGTGGACGCCGCCGGCCAGGTGACCGTCGCGCACAGCGGCGAGTCCGTCTCGCCCGAGGTCGAGGCACGTCTCGAGGCGTTCACGGGCATCACGTTCGAGCAGCGCGAGGTCGCCCAGCCGCTCGCCCAGGACCAGATCGTGGGCGGCGCCGGCTTCGCTGCCGGCCCGGACGAGGACGGCTTCTACGCCCTGTGCTCGGTCGGTTTCCCGGCGTTCGACGGTTCCCGCGACAACCCGGCGATCATCACGGCCGGGCACTGCACGCACGACGACGCGGCGAACCCCGTCGTCCGCACCGTGCCGTCCGCGGACGACGCAGCGTTCTACCCGGACCCGTCGCCGCAGCCGGAGCTGTGGGACGACCTCGGTGAGTACGTCGCCTCGCAGTTCGGTGGCCCGGGCCACGCGCCGGGCGTCGCCGGCACCGACGGTGCGCTCATGGAGGTCACGAACAGCGCGCTCAGCCTGCTCCCCCGCGTGTCCGACTGGACGACGGAGGCGGACGACGACCTCGCCGCCTCGGGACCGGACGTCCGTTCCACCGCCCACGCGACGATCGGCGCCGACACGTGCCGCTCCGGTCGCACCACCGGGTGGCACTGCGGCGAGATCCTCGAGGAGGGCGTCTACCAGGTCGGCGGGCACAACTACCCGGCTGACCCGAACGACATCCGCCTCGTGCGCGGCTTCGCGACCCTGGCTCTCGCTGACCAGGGCGACTCGGGTGGCTCGTTCATCTCGGGCACGACCGCTGTCGGCGTCCTGAGCGCTGGCGGGGAGTTCGACGACGGCACGCCGTACACGATCGCCGCGCACCTCGACGAGGTGCTCGAGACCGTGGCCCCGAACGCGGAGGTCGTGCTCCTCATCGACGTCCCGACCGTCACGACCACCGGCGACGTCCAGACCGGCGCCGCCATCACGGGCACCGGCGTGGCCGGCGACACGATCGTCGTGACGCCGACCACGGGCGCCCCGTTCGAGGTCACCGTGGCCGGCAACGGCACGTGGAGCTTCTCGGCCCCGGCCGAGGAGGGCGCCTACACGTTCACCGTCCAGGCGGTGCGCAGCCTCAACCAGTCCGAGGTGTCCGAGCCGATCACGGTGAACGTCGTCGAGGCGCCGCTCGCGGCCCCGGCGATCACGTCGCCGGCCGACGGCGCCACGGTCACCGAGCCGGTTGCGGCGATCACGGGCACCGGCGTCGCCGGCGCCACCGTCACCCTGGGTGGCGACGTGACCGGTGAGGCCACGGTCGAGGCGAACGGCAGCTGGAGCTTCGCCCCGGCGGAGGCTCTGTCGTACGGCACGTACGAGATCACGGCGTCCCAGGCGGTCGAGGACCAGACCTCGCCTGAGGCGGCTGCCTCGTTCACGGTCGCCCCGGTGGCCCCGACGATCACGGCTCCGACCGCGGGTGAGTACGCCCAGGACGAGCTGCCCACCGCCGTCACCGGCACGGGCATCGACGGCGCCGAGGTCACGGTGCTCCTCAACGGCCAGCCGCTCGAGGCGCCCGAGGCCGCGACGGACGTCGCGTCGACGTTCGCCGCGGTGACCGACGGCGCGTTCTCGGTGGCCCTCCCGACGCTCGCGCCGGGTGAGCACACCGTCACGGCTACGCAGACGATCAACGGCGTCACCTCGGTTCCGACGGAGGTCGTGCTGACCGTCCTCGCGGCCGAGGAGCCCGCACCGGACGGGGAGCTCCCCGAGACCGGTTCGAACGACGCCGGTCTGCTGATCGGGATCGCCGCGTCGCTCGTCGTCGCCGGTGGCCTGACAGTCGTGGTCCGGCGCCGGATCGGCCAGCGCGGCTGA
- a CDS encoding YciI family protein, giving the protein MPHLKRFAILLYEDESVWAAATDEVRQDHMARHDAFSDAVGAAGRIVSGEALSTVSTATTVRNDRGGVVTSGPFAELTEQLGGFYVVDLPDLETAVDIVRLLPAYTVEIRPVMDVEDL; this is encoded by the coding sequence GTGCCCCACCTGAAGCGCTTCGCGATCCTCCTGTACGAGGACGAGTCCGTGTGGGCCGCCGCCACCGACGAGGTGCGGCAGGACCACATGGCACGCCACGACGCGTTCTCCGACGCGGTCGGCGCGGCCGGACGGATCGTCTCCGGCGAGGCGCTGAGCACCGTCTCGACGGCGACCACCGTCCGCAACGATCGCGGCGGCGTCGTCACGAGCGGGCCGTTCGCCGAGCTGACGGAACAGCTCGGCGGCTTCTACGTCGTCGACCTGCCGGACCTCGAGACCGCCGTCGACATCGTCCGGCTGCTGCCGGCGTACACGGTGGAGATCCGCCCCGTCATGGACGTCGAGGACCTGTAG
- a CDS encoding DUF6286 domain-containing protein — translation MTSQPHAPRQAPLPAAPAPRGAGATAVVGPLLAVAVLALALVLAHDALVGLGWLGGSPWLVAGARAVDGQEPTSAVGAIGLVVGLLGLTLLIAGLARRPRRAVRFRSDAGIWMPLADLARFTSAQAREVPGVLHASTVASRRGVRVQVRTTGDTQIAAAVESRLHAALAPLAPLRISVRPQAPVTTSPPRPEPTPTIEGTP, via the coding sequence ATGACGTCGCAGCCGCACGCGCCACGCCAGGCACCGTTGCCAGCCGCGCCCGCGCCACGAGGAGCCGGTGCGACGGCGGTCGTGGGGCCGCTCCTCGCCGTCGCCGTCCTCGCGCTCGCCCTGGTGCTGGCGCACGACGCCCTCGTCGGGCTCGGGTGGCTCGGCGGCAGCCCCTGGCTCGTGGCTGGTGCCCGTGCCGTCGACGGGCAGGAGCCGACGTCAGCGGTCGGCGCCATCGGGCTTGTCGTCGGCCTGCTCGGCCTCACCCTGCTCATCGCCGGGCTCGCCCGACGCCCCCGTCGCGCCGTGCGGTTCCGCAGCGACGCGGGGATCTGGATGCCCCTCGCCGACCTCGCCCGATTCACCTCCGCGCAGGCCCGTGAGGTTCCTGGCGTGCTCCACGCCTCGACTGTCGCCTCGCGCCGCGGGGTGCGCGTCCAGGTGCGCACGACCGGAGACACGCAGATCGCGGCAGCAGTCGAGAGTCGCCTGCACGCAGCGCTGGCGCCACTGGCCCCGCTGCGCATCAGCGTCCGACCCCAGGCGCCCGTGACCACCTCTCCGCCGCGGCCGGAGCCGACTCCGACGATCGAGGGAACTCCGTGA
- a CDS encoding Asp23/Gls24 family envelope stress response protein has product MAEMPSPASRGRLVVTERALGKVVRHVLRDAPGVATSHAPRVACDIAGDRARIDVDVAIEWPRPAVEVCQAVVDALRSRLPREAGLQPDHIELTVVDVVAPAATATRRVE; this is encoded by the coding sequence GTGGCTGAGATGCCCTCACCGGCGTCCCGCGGCCGGCTGGTCGTCACCGAGCGCGCGCTCGGGAAAGTGGTGCGCCATGTGCTGCGCGACGCACCGGGTGTCGCGACGTCCCACGCCCCGCGGGTCGCGTGCGACATCGCGGGTGACCGTGCCCGGATCGACGTCGACGTCGCGATCGAGTGGCCACGACCGGCCGTCGAGGTGTGCCAGGCGGTGGTCGACGCCCTGCGGTCGCGGCTCCCACGCGAGGCCGGCCTCCAGCCCGACCACATCGAGCTCACGGTGGTCGACGTCGTCGCCCCGGCCGCAACGGCCACCCGGAGAGTCGAATGA
- a CDS encoding CPBP family intramembrane glutamic endopeptidase, producing the protein MTEVTGSVEEASPPASAWQRFWDRGGWWRALLLAVLYIAVFLGVSAVVGTLGLGPDSLDEVLESAGSVFFGLLLPILVMGLLLLVFLATVGWRREVFGPQPVSGRPWMWIAVVLVLVPIVVHVVGTSWASYDVTVVLTVLALGLCIGLAEEVLTRGIAVRMLRSAGYGEKVVMVLSSALFALLHASNLTSGQEITTVGVTLVYAFGFGTMMYLSMRVTGSIVPAILLHAATDPTTFLATGGVDSTGAHAGSEALNSLAGSFNGIFVVVAIVAIFLVRGRASSDHQRRAG; encoded by the coding sequence ATGACCGAGGTGACAGGGTCGGTCGAGGAGGCATCGCCCCCGGCGTCGGCCTGGCAACGGTTCTGGGACCGCGGCGGATGGTGGCGCGCGCTCCTTCTCGCGGTGTTGTACATCGCCGTCTTCCTCGGCGTCAGCGCCGTCGTGGGCACCCTGGGGCTGGGGCCGGACAGCCTCGACGAGGTTCTCGAGTCCGCGGGCTCGGTGTTCTTCGGGCTGCTCCTGCCGATCCTCGTCATGGGCCTCCTCCTGCTCGTGTTCCTGGCGACGGTGGGCTGGCGGCGCGAGGTCTTCGGTCCGCAGCCCGTCTCGGGACGCCCCTGGATGTGGATCGCCGTCGTCCTGGTGCTCGTGCCGATCGTGGTGCACGTCGTCGGGACGAGCTGGGCGTCCTACGACGTCACGGTGGTGCTCACCGTGCTGGCGCTCGGCCTGTGCATCGGGCTCGCGGAGGAGGTGCTGACGCGCGGCATCGCCGTCAGGATGCTGCGCAGCGCGGGGTACGGCGAGAAGGTCGTGATGGTGCTGTCGTCGGCGTTGTTCGCGCTGCTGCACGCCTCGAACCTGACCTCGGGCCAGGAGATCACCACGGTGGGTGTCACGCTCGTCTACGCCTTTGGGTTCGGGACGATGATGTACCTCTCGATGCGCGTCACCGGCAGCATCGTGCCGGCGATCCTGCTGCACGCCGCCACCGACCCGACCACGTTCCTCGCGACCGGCGGCGTGGACAGCACCGGTGCCCACGCCGGATCCGAGGCGCTCAACTCGTTGGCGGGGTCGTTCAACGGCATCTTCGTCGTCGTCGCGATCGTCGCGATCTTCCTCGTGAGGGGGCGCGCGTCCAGCGACCACCAGCGACGAGCCGGCTGA